In Aspergillus fumigatus Af293 chromosome 4, whole genome shotgun sequence, one genomic interval encodes:
- the fre7 gene encoding ferric reductase family protein, with translation MMDMSDDAGSGLPWLDQPVMLHSSRKDTCKLSPEQCAYRRGHWRYWYEADHVYALNTVYFMCVTIGVFAIAHFLSRRAPLPVKRSAVWRKTTAAIRYLSYQGYQISSLRYWSPSLGVMFLGLVGFVFFFVMTLGPKPYYWPNTATVSYGSSPPIATRTGWMALGLLPFVLVLGTKANLISMLTGVPHEKLQVFHHWASYAMFVLALIHTFPFIIVHIDKGDMVKQWKTEVTYWTGVAALIPQAYLTFMSLPAIRNRYYEFFKATHITVALLFVLFFFFHCDFRLTSWDYFIAGGALYLFSLCAAYIRTTLLHGRHKATLDVLPCGLVRIKIPTFITWSPGQHVFLRFLNASQLGLHSLTAHPFTITSIAHDAASLSKHNELVFYIQPRGGITARLASLAAQRPGTEQTVLLEGPYGGLAASAGKDLARFDLVLVISGGSGSGFSLGIVDAVLASSSHSSSSTPALQTIFATRNQSMAEWYVEEIESRISTSNVSTRGGDVSASVFVTRQQEQQHRQTDDESKLPSTKPLARSMSQIGITHGPPPDLPAFIAGCTSPSSARGKRLGIFVCGPASMLHDVRNAAARAQRDVLGDGPEEVYLHLEPFS, from the exons GTCCGGAGCAGTGCGCCTACCGTCGTGGCCACTGGCGATACTG GTACGAAGCGGATCATGTCTACGCCTTGAACACTGTCTACTTCATGTGTGTGACCATCGGAGTCTTCGCAATAGCGCACTTCCTCTCCCGGCGAGCTCCTCTACCCGTGAAGCGCAGTGCTGTTTGGCGGAAGACAACGGCTGCCATACGCTATCTGTCCTATCAGGGATACCAGATATCGTCCTTGCGGTACTGGTCCCCGTCTCTGGGCGTGATGTTCCTAGGGCTGGTGGgatttgtcttcttctttg TCATGACCCTGGGCCCGAAGCCATACTACTGGCCTAATACGGCGACGGTGTCCTATGGAAGTAGTCCGCCGATCGCGACGAGGACGGGGTGGATGGCCCTGGGCCTTCTTCCGTTTGTGCT GGTCCTGGGAACGAAAGCGAATCTTATCTCAATGCTCACTGGTGTACCGCATGAAAAGCTGCAGGTCTTCCATCACTGGGCCAGCTACGCCATGTTCGTCCTGGCATTGATCCATACCTTTCCCTTCATCATTGTCCATATCGACAAGGGCGATATGGTCAAACAGTGGAAGACGGAGGTGACGTACTGGACTGGAGTTGCGGCGCTGATTCCCCAGGCGTATTTGACCTTCATGTCTTTGCCGGCTATCCG AAACCGATACTACGAGTTCTTCAAAGCAACACACATCACCGTGGCActgctcttcgtcctcttcttcttcttccactgtGACTTTCGTCTCACATCTTG GGATTACTTCATCGCCGGGGGCGCCCTCTAcctcttcagtctctgcGCAGCATATATCCGCACCACCCTCCTCCACGGCCGCCACAAAGCCACCCTCGACGTCCTCCCCTGTGGCTTGGTCCGCATCAAAATCCCAACCTTCATAACCTGGTCCCCAGGCCAACACGTCTTCCTCCGCTTTTTGAACGCCTCCCAGCTCGGCCTGCACTCTCTAACCGCCCATcccttcaccatcacctccaTCGCCCACGACGCAGCTTCCCTGTCCAAGCACAACGAACTCGTCTTCTACATCCAACCCCGCGGAGGGATCACCGCCCGACTCGCCAGCCTCGCCGCGCAGCGCCCCGGCACCGAGCAAACCGTCCTCCTCGAAGGTCCCTACGGCGGCCTCGCTGCATCCGCAGGCAAAGACCTCGCGCGCTTCGACTTGGTTCTTGTCATCTCGGGTGGCTCAGGCAGCGGCTTCTCGCTGGGAATTGTGGACGCCGTGCTTGCCTCATCCTCGCactcatcctcctcaacaCCAGCTCTACAGACCATCTTCGCAACGCGCAACCAGTCAATGGCAGAGTGGTATGTTGAAGAAATCGAAAGCCGCATCTCAACGTCCAATGTCTCTACCAGAGGCGGGGACGTTTCCGCCTCGGTTTTCGTTACCCGTCAACAGGAACAGCAGCATCGGCAGACAGATGACGAGAGTAAACTCCCCTCCACAAAACCTCTCGCCCGCAGCATGTCGCAGATCGGCATAACACACGGTCCCCCGCCGGATCTGCCTGCCTTCATTGCCGGCTGTACATCGCCGTCCAGCGCGCGCGGTAAGCGGTTAGGCATCTTCGTCTGCGGGCCGGCGAGCATGCTGCACGATGTGCGGAATGCCGCTGCGCGGGCGCAGCGGGATGTCCTGGGAGATGGGCCGGAGGAGGTGTATTTGCATTTGGAGCCGTTCTCGTAA
- a CDS encoding cystathionine beta-lyase STR3 yields the protein MSASGSGAAVPAATDVMKKAFPHVDLDGHNLPPSPAPSSPRTGKRYAIATELVYTDSNDQYNASSVPIYQSATFKQTSGGGGGEYDYTRSGNPTRTHLERHLAKIMSAQRALVVSSGMAALDVISRLLRPGDEVVTGDDLYGGTHRLLKYLSTNGGIIVHHVDTTQPEKVREVLTPKTAMVLLETPTNPLIKIVDIPQIATAAHEVNPSCLVAVDNTMMSPLLLNPLELGADIVYESGTKYLSGHHDLMAGVIAVNDLALGERLYFPINASGCGLSPFDSWLLMRGVKTLKVRMDQQQSNAQRIAEFLEAHGFKVRYPGLRSHPQYELHHSMARGAGAVLSFETGDVAVSERIVESAKLWAISVSFGCVNSLISMPCRMSHASIDAKTRQERAMPEDLIRLCVGIEDVDDLIDDLRRALVQAGAVNITLDGFEANASNETNSA from the exons ATGTCGGCCTCGGGCTCTGGAGCTGCTGTGCCTGCAGCTACTGATGTTATGAAGAAGGCATTCCCTCACGTCGACCTTGACGGACACAATCTCCCTCcgtctcctgctccgtcGAGTCCTCGGACAGGCAAGCGATATGCAATTGCCACAGAACTTGTATATACCGACAGCAATGACCAGTACAATGCCAGCAGCGTTCCCATTTACCAG AGCGCCACATTTAAGCAGACCTcgggcggcggcggcggagaaTATGACTACACTCGCTCCGGAAATCCCACCAGAACTCACCTCGAACGACACCTCGCCAAAATCATGTCCGCGCAGCGCGCGCTAGTTGTCTCATCTGGTATGGCTGCTCTGGATGTGATCTCGCGACTGCTTCGTCCTGGTGACGAGGTTGTGACGGGCGACGACCTCTACGGCGGAACGCATCGTCTTTTGAAGTACCTGTCGACCAATGGTGGCATCATCGTCCACCATGTCGATACGACGCAGCCGGAGAAAGTCCGTGAGGTTTTGACTCCGAAGACAGCTATGGTCTTACTCGAGACGCCGACCAACCCTCTCATCAAGATTGTCGATATCCCCCAGATTGCCACAGCTGCGCACGAGGTCAACCCGAGCTGCTTGGTGGCGGTGGACAACACTATGATGTCTCCGCTCCTTTTGAACCCTCTTGAGCTCGGTGCGGATATTGTTTATGAAAGTGGAACCAAGTACCTGTCTGGCCATCACGATCTCATGGCCGGTGTGATTGCTGTGAACGACCTTGCTCTTGGGGAGCGGCTGTACTTCCCCATCAACGCTTCGGGATGCGGCCTGTCTCCGTTTGACTCCTGGCTCTTGATGCGCGGTGTCAAGACGCTCAAGGTGCGGatggaccagcagcaatCCAACGCGCAGCGCATTGCCGAGTTTCTCGAAGCCCATGGGTTCAAGGTTCGATATCCGGGGCTGCGGTCTCACCCGCAGTACGAGCTGCACCACTCCATGGCGCGGGGCGCTGGAGCGGTGCTGTCGTTTGAGACTGGCGATGTCGCCGTCAGCGAGCGCATCGTCGAAAGCGCCAAGCTGTGGGCCATCAGTGTCAGCTTCGGCTGTGTCAACAGTCTGATCAGCATGCCCTGTCGGATGAGCCATGCCAGTATTGACGCGAAAACGCGACAGGAGCGAGCGATGCCGGAAGATTTGATCCGGCTGTGTGTTGGTATTGAGGATGTAGATGATCTCATTGACGATTTGCGGCGGGCG CTCGTTCAAGCCGGTGCAGTCAACATTACTCTAGACGGATTCGAGGCGAACGCCTCTAATGAAACTAATTCTGCGTAA
- the farA gene encoding CeGAL family transcription factor, whose protein sequence is MNLLEQVRCDAASLGVPCTNCVAFSIECKIPTPKRKKQQSKSKDTNSGTDERNEDGKDKQEESPGDGTDSKDAFGYRKNRMAVDGMPVTTLTEQQEAQQASHNTAYAQFMKPKFARAPIKEAGRVAYLGESSNLSLLVQDRHGTTDVVHYPLPPNIRGSRARLTDLDNLELDILHQRGAFLLPPKPLCDELVEAYFRWVAPIVPIVNRSRFMRQYRDPKNPPSLLLLQAILLAGSRVCTNPQLMDANGSTTPAAMTFYKRAKALYDANYEDDRVTIVQALVLLGWYWEGPEDVTKNVFYWTRVAMVVAQGSGMHRSVETSQLSKPDKRLWKRIWWTLFTRDRSVAVALGRPIGINTDDSDVGMLTEDDFIEDEIDSVAEYPPDPVHVQFFLQYVKLCEIMGLVLSQQYSVASKSRRMNAMDLTHSDMALADWLQNCPKEVCWQKSRHHFLAALLHANYYTTLCLLHRAHMPPASSAPNSYRVEEMAYPSRTIAFQAAGMITSIVENLQTHQEIRYAPAFIVYSLFSALIMHVYQMRSSVPSIVATCQERINICMQALKDVSKVWLVAKMVHTLFESILGNKVLEERLQKAAGKRHQRVRPETQTQQPPAKKPDPPKRKFDDMDLGLPNGGPTPPVSYERSRPQTPAVTPSRELGQPPGISVPQGSPTGPQNAMPGNSRSNTRPTTPFNGHFSLPATPPDLFLVTRTSPNLSPSLWENFQPDQLFPDGTAIFPELASPQNHTVDPQLQMQSQLQSQGMQQRHMMVNQTPQMPGRHLSSPELMSGLPPGMGLHGGQPQQVFGLENQHGWPMQGLEAALNATGMDNTSQDDNWSSSSRSGPTAPTTLNVEDWFQFFGINGSFGEMAT, encoded by the exons ATGAACCTCCTCGAGCAGGTCCGTTGCGATGCTGCCAGTTTAGGTGTGCCTTGCACCAACTGTGTGGCTTTTTCCATCGAGTGCAAGATCCCTACGCCGAAGCGCAAGAAGCAGCAGAGCAAGTCTAAGGATACAAACAGCGG GACTGATGAGCGCAacgaggacggcaaggaCAAGCAGGAGGAGTCGCCAGGTGACGGCACGGATAGCAAGGATGCTTTCGGGTATCGCAAGAACCGGATGGCCGTCGATGGGATGCCAGTGACCACCCTCACCGAGCAACAGGAAGCTCAGCAAGCGTCCCACAACACTGCTTACGCACAATTTATGAAGCCCAAGTTCGCTCGGGCACCGATAAAGGAAGCAGGCAGAGTCGCCTATCTCGGAGAGTCATCAAATCTGTCGCTCCTGGTTCAGGATCGTCATGGAACAACGGATGTGGTGCACTACCCTCTTCCGCCTAACATCAGAGGATCGCGTGCTCGGTTGACGGACCTCGACAACCTCGAACTCGACATTCTCCATCAGCGTGGCGCTTTCTTACTCCCTCCCAAACCCCTCTGTGACGAGCTTGTCGAAGCTTATTTCAGATGGGTCGCACCTATCGTCCCCATCGTCAATCGCAGCCGTTTTATGCGACAATATCGCGATCCGAAGAACCCGCCTTCTTTGCTTCTACTGCAGGCCATCCTTCTCGCTGGCTCGAGAGTTTGCACGAATCCCCAACTTATGGATGCGAACGGCTCCACCACTCCCGCTGCAATGACATTCTATAAACGGGCGAAAGCACTTTATGATGCTAATTATGAAGATGACCGCGTCACGATTGTCCAGGCCCTTGTTCTCCTAGGCTGGTACTGGGAAGGTCCCGAAG ACGTGACAAAGAACGTCTTCTACTGGACGAGAGTTGCAATGGTCGTCGCACAAGGCTCCGGCATGCACCGAAG TGTGGAAACATCTCAACTCAGCAAGCCAGACAAGAGATTATGGAAGCGCATTTGGTGGACCCTCTTCACCAGGGACCGATCCGTAGCAGTTGCCCTCGGCCGGCCTATTGGAATTAACACCGACGACTCCGACGTGGGCATGTTGACCGAGGACGATTTTATTGAGGACGAGATCGACAGCGTCGCCGAGTACCCTCCAGACCCTGTACACGTACAGTTCTTTCTTCAGTACGTCAAGCTGTGCGAAATCATGGGTCTAGTGCTGTCTCAACAATACTCTGTGGCGTCCAAGTCTCGGAGGATGAACGCCATGGACTTGACGCATTCAGATATGGCTCTAGCAGACTGGCTTCAGAATTGCCCAAAGGAGGTATGCTGGCAGAAGTCCCGGCATCACTTCTTGgcagctcttcttcatgcGAACTACTA CACCACCCTGTGTCTCCTGCATCGAGCACACATGCCTCCTGCTTCGTCGGCGCCAAACAGCTACCgtgtggaggagatggcgtATCCGTCTCGTACTATTGCCTTCCAGGCTGCAGGGATGATTACCTCTATCGTCGAAAACCTCCAGACACATCAAGAAATCCGATATGCTCCTGCGTTCAT CGTCTACAGCTTGTTCTCGGCGTTGATCATGCACGTCTACCAAATGCGGTCATCAGTACCATCTATTGTAGCGACGTGCCAGGAGAGAATCAACATTTGCATGCAAGCCTTGAAAGACGTGTCCAAGGTTTGGCTGGTGGCGAAGATGGTTCACACACTGTTCGAGTCGATCTTGGGCAACAAAGTTCTCGAAGAACGTCTTCAGAAAGCTGCTGGAAAGAGACATCAGAGGGTACGGCCCGAGACGCAAACGCAACAGCCTCCTGCGAAGAAACCGGATCCGCCCAAGCGCAAATTCGACGATATGGATCTTGGTTTGCCAAACGGGGGTCCTACACCTCCGGTTTCATACGAACGATCTCGACCACAGACACCTGCCGTCACACCATCCAGAGAATTGGGACAACCTCCGGGGATCAGCGTGCCGCAAGGGTCCCCTACCGGCCCTCAAAATGCAATGCCAGGCAATTCGCGAAGCAATACTCGACCGACAACGCCCTTCAACGGTCACTTCTCGCTACCTGCAACACCTCCAGATCTTTTCCTTGTCACACGTACTTCGCCCAACCTCTCTCCGTCTCTCTGGGAGAACTTCCAGCCAGACCAGTTGTTCCCTGATGGCACGGCCATATTCCCCGAGTTGGCGTCTCCGCAAAACCATACTGTCGACCCACAACTACAGATGCAATCGCAGTTACAATCACAAGGTATGCAGCAACGTCACATGATGGTGAATCAAACGCCGCAGATGCCGGGACGTCACCTTTCCAGCCCGGAGCTTATGTCGGGCCTGCCACCGGGGATGGGCCTGCATGGTGGCCAGCCACAGCAAGTATTTGGATTGGAGAATCAGCATGGATGGCCTATGCAAGGCTTAGAGGCGGCGTTGAATGCCACTGGAATGGACAATACCAGTCAGGATGACAACTGGAGTAGCAGTTCGCGAAGTGGACCAACGGCTCCTACGACGCTGAACGTCGAAGACTG GTTCCAATTCTTCGGCATCAATGGGAGCTTTGGAGAGATGGCAACATGA